A region from the bacterium genome encodes:
- a CDS encoding response regulator yields the protein MQVQNPRILLVEDDLIQAKLVKRVLDKSTMQYFFTHVSSGEECLDLIKNENEFDIILLDYSLPEMDGLSVLRSLKKIKPDLPVIIITAHGSEDIAVQIMKEGAFDYVIKKDNYVERIPYVIKENLQRLLFEQEKARLESQLRESEERYRNLFETSLDGIIILNPEAQILSANPASSKITGYSRDEMANIDLGHLFYSSGTKESFQEMVKSTASKRDLEFEITTKDNKKKFVLASFSHIKNDHGDTMGIGLVFKDITERKLAEQRIEELLKETEEKSNELERVNKMLENYITGRRTQV from the coding sequence ATGCAAGTCCAGAATCCCCGGATATTATTGGTAGAAGATGACTTGATTCAGGCCAAGCTGGTCAAGCGTGTTTTGGACAAAAGCACCATGCAGTACTTCTTCACTCACGTCTCTTCAGGCGAGGAGTGCCTGGATCTGATCAAGAATGAAAACGAATTCGATATTATCCTCCTCGACTACTCGCTCCCGGAAATGGACGGCTTAAGTGTCCTGCGCTCCTTGAAGAAGATAAAGCCTGATTTGCCGGTTATCATTATCACTGCTCATGGGAGTGAAGATATCGCTGTCCAGATTATGAAAGAGGGGGCTTTCGATTACGTCATCAAGAAGGATAATTACGTTGAACGCATTCCTTATGTAATTAAAGAGAATTTACAGCGGTTGCTTTTTGAACAGGAGAAGGCCAGGCTGGAAAGTCAACTCCGGGAATCCGAAGAGCGGTACCGGAACCTGTTCGAAACATCACTCGACGGGATTATTATTCTCAATCCCGAAGCTCAGATTTTGTCCGCAAATCCCGCATCCTCGAAAATCACCGGCTATTCCCGCGATGAGATGGCCAATATTGATCTTGGCCACCTGTTCTATTCTTCCGGCACGAAGGAATCCTTTCAGGAAATGGTAAAAAGCACTGCATCCAAACGGGACCTTGAATTTGAAATCACTACCAAGGATAATAAAAAGAAATTTGTGCTGGCTTCCTTCTCCCATATTAAAAACGATCACGGTGACACTATGGGAATCGGCCTCGTTTTCAAAGATATCACGGAACGAAAACTAGCCGAGCAGAGGATCGAGGAGCTTTTGAAGGAAACCGAAGAAAAATCAAACGAGCTTGAGCGAGTCAACAAGATGCTCGAAAATTATATCACCGGGCGAAGGACTCAGGTATAA
- a CDS encoding response regulator, with translation MNILLVEDDPVHIKLVERAIKKSGFNNQLTVIKDGEAVFNYLFNQNTEISGEEFVYPHLILLDINLPKINGLEILRRIKQSPQLQHIPVVILTTSSNRTDLEKCSEYHANSYVIKPLDYDEFNQKIRSIEYYWLTVNEIIY, from the coding sequence ATGAATATTCTCCTGGTTGAGGATGATCCAGTTCATATCAAACTGGTTGAACGGGCTATAAAAAAAAGTGGATTTAATAATCAGTTAACAGTTATCAAAGATGGAGAAGCGGTTTTTAACTATCTTTTCAATCAGAATACCGAGATATCGGGCGAGGAGTTTGTTTACCCTCACCTGATCCTGCTGGATATTAATCTGCCGAAAATCAATGGCCTTGAGATTCTGCGCAGGATCAAGCAATCACCGCAGTTGCAGCACATCCCGGTGGTAATATTAACTACTTCCAGCAACCGGACCGATTTGGAGAAATGCTCCGAATACCATGCCAACAGCTATGTTATCAAGCCATTGGATTATGATGAATTTAACCAGAAAATTCGCTCTATCGAGTACTATTGGCTGACAGTCAATGAGATAATTTACTGA